A genomic stretch from Desulfofalx alkaliphila DSM 12257 includes:
- a CDS encoding SH3 domain-containing protein: MKRFKALLLFLSLTLVLAGCGASSGPASEMVDFDGFIVMDYEEKSEQANCSINYAGNAEKIGQKVMQGYVCFVGSEGSTMYISEDKKLYLRKPNSEAMEVSKNIENFSVQHVHDGQILFSTYTDSLADYYLVDASTGEKEKFVSQVSLLENTADLATMAFIDKDGNLYIKQQDAEKEKIASGVYGMDLSADGQYLWYSTENGFYLYSAKAKDKEKLTSDYCYYQSFGPDNTLAYLISDDAGHGGGYLYSKAVGKEAKRLGADVTDYAVTAKGIIYQNLDGELYITNGEAKEKIAAGVVEFLASAGGQLVYYIDEDAILYRADTGKEKKKEKILADLTKWHFNGERFACITDGNELYVMDGSSEKVLVEDNVKDFVMLTISNNIAYLTDDNEIKLFKKSGEQPTVVIDNANKHNCIYYGNDILFVKMLTLSDIKGSWKDTFEYEMPEAIKHLIVEIANNNISFYAFGTKLLTAKVELTPFSLTTGRLSFVDVRVEESPELYEIQDMFGFEVAALEYEIMHESIWIEKTEQDTLVFEDKALTKISKEEFEDLLNKQKEVMNNVKQSINQLSNLGYGDFAYMAQDGNLRGGPGTNYQVVGKLKGDAELFIDDLEIAEDGTLWIRVYSDYYDEYDRYRYLEGWVSSQLVKTVY; encoded by the coding sequence GTGAAAAGGTTTAAAGCACTACTACTATTTTTATCTTTAACTTTAGTTTTGGCCGGGTGTGGAGCTTCCTCCGGCCCCGCCAGTGAAATGGTGGATTTTGACGGATTTATTGTAATGGACTATGAAGAAAAGAGCGAGCAAGCCAACTGTAGCATTAACTATGCCGGAAATGCAGAAAAAATAGGTCAAAAGGTGATGCAAGGTTATGTTTGTTTTGTCGGGTCGGAAGGCAGCACTATGTACATCAGCGAAGATAAAAAACTGTACTTGCGCAAGCCCAACAGTGAAGCAATGGAAGTCAGCAAAAACATTGAAAACTTCAGTGTGCAACATGTCCATGACGGTCAGATACTTTTTTCTACCTACACCGACAGCCTTGCAGACTACTACCTAGTTGATGCAAGCACCGGTGAAAAGGAAAAATTTGTTTCCCAAGTGTCCCTTTTAGAAAATACCGCCGATTTAGCCACCATGGCCTTTATTGATAAGGACGGCAACCTCTATATTAAACAGCAAGATGCCGAAAAGGAAAAGATAGCCTCCGGTGTGTATGGTATGGATTTATCTGCCGATGGACAGTACCTATGGTACTCCACTGAAAATGGCTTTTATCTTTACTCTGCAAAGGCAAAGGATAAAGAAAAACTGACATCGGATTATTGCTACTACCAGTCCTTTGGACCGGATAACACTTTAGCCTACCTAATCAGCGACGATGCCGGCCATGGGGGCGGTTATTTATATAGCAAGGCAGTGGGTAAAGAGGCTAAAAGACTGGGAGCTGACGTGACCGATTATGCGGTGACTGCCAAGGGTATTATTTATCAAAACTTGGATGGGGAATTGTATATCACTAACGGCGAGGCCAAGGAAAAGATTGCTGCCGGTGTAGTTGAATTTCTGGCATCTGCCGGCGGTCAGCTGGTCTATTACATAGATGAGGATGCCATCCTCTATCGGGCCGATACAGGCAAGGAAAAGAAAAAGGAAAAAATATTAGCGGACCTAACAAAGTGGCATTTTAACGGTGAACGGTTTGCCTGTATTACCGATGGCAATGAGCTGTACGTCATGGACGGCAGCAGCGAAAAGGTGCTGGTGGAAGACAATGTCAAAGATTTTGTCATGCTGACAATCTCAAATAATATAGCTTATCTAACCGATGATAATGAAATTAAGCTGTTCAAAAAGAGCGGAGAACAGCCCACGGTGGTAATTGACAATGCCAACAAACACAACTGCATTTACTACGGCAACGATATTTTGTTTGTAAAAATGCTGACCTTAAGTGACATCAAGGGCAGTTGGAAAGATACCTTTGAGTATGAAATGCCGGAAGCAATTAAGCATCTAATTGTTGAGATCGCCAACAACAATATCAGCTTCTATGCCTTTGGCACCAAGCTGCTTACCGCTAAAGTGGAATTGACTCCCTTTTCCCTCACCACAGGCCGGCTCTCCTTTGTGGACGTAAGGGTGGAAGAATCGCCGGAACTATATGAGATACAGGACATGTTTGGTTTTGAGGTCGCCGCCTTAGAGTATGAGATTATGCATGAAAGCATTTGGATTGAAAAAACTGAGCAAGACACCCTTGTTTTTGAAGATAAAGCGCTAACTAAAATCAGCAAAGAGGAATTTGAGGATTTGCTCAACAAGCAAAAAGAAGTGATGAACAATGTTAAGCAATCAATTAATCAACTATCTAACCTGGGTTATGGCGATTTTGCTTACATGGCCCAGGACGGCAATTTGCGGGGGGGCCCGGGTACCAATTATCAGGTGGTAGGTAAGTTGAAAGGGGATGCCGAATTATTTATCGACGACTTAGAAATAGCAGAAGACGGGACCCTATGGATAAGGGTTTACAGCGATTATTATGACGAATATGATCGGTACCGCTACCTGGAGGGGTGGGTATCATCCCAATTGGTAAAGACGGTATACTAA
- a CDS encoding DUF2953 domain-containing protein, with protein sequence MLFLICTVLIIMLFMVALLNMDLIIILFYQRDDLDDLLHVELVLWKLPPYKIKISTMDLKAKLSGIGIKFKGKTGKSGAVVRRIVTTLLSHPEEQNDMSDAATTLKVPFQWKKMKKKIKRVRELHDHFWPATEFLLSNTRCLHLTWQTGFGTGDAAVTGWSTGIGWTVKTALVRLLYKYLVPPPKPPRLVIKPEFNKKCFHTTLDCAFKVKLYYLARAGIRLLKVRMKKRKYFAKG encoded by the coding sequence ATGTTATTTTTGATATGTACAGTGCTGATCATAATGCTATTCATGGTGGCCCTTTTAAATATGGATTTAATAATAATTTTATTTTATCAACGGGATGATCTTGATGATTTATTGCATGTGGAATTAGTCTTATGGAAACTACCCCCGTATAAAATAAAAATTTCTACAATGGATTTAAAGGCCAAGCTATCGGGTATTGGTATAAAATTTAAAGGGAAAACAGGCAAATCGGGTGCCGTGGTGAGAAGAATCGTCACCACGCTGTTAAGTCATCCCGAGGAACAAAATGATATGAGTGATGCTGCAACAACACTTAAAGTGCCCTTCCAATGGAAGAAAATGAAAAAAAAGATTAAAAGGGTAAGGGAACTGCATGATCACTTTTGGCCGGCAACAGAGTTTTTATTAAGCAACACTCGCTGCCTACACCTTACATGGCAAACTGGGTTTGGCACAGGTGATGCAGCGGTAACGGGCTGGAGCACCGGCATAGGATGGACTGTAAAGACAGCGCTTGTTCGATTATTATACAAATATCTTGTTCCGCCACCAAAACCACCCCGATTGGTTATTAAGCCGGAGTTTAACAAAAAGTGTTTTCATACTACCCTTGACTGCGCCTTTAAAGTAAAGCTTTATTATTTAGCCCGGGCTGGAATAAGGCTGTTAAAGGTAAGGATGAAAAAGAGAAAATATTTTGCTAAAGGATAG
- the ytfJ gene encoding GerW family sporulation protein, which yields MSDHPIEGLMKTAMESIKEMVDVNTVVGDAVETPDGSVIIPISRVACGFAAGGGEYQGGDGDENSQATPFGGGSGAGVSVQPMGFLVVGNGQIRLLPVDGNAVYDRIIDLMPELIDKLQAMCNKGNTNQAGSPNPLA from the coding sequence GTGAGCGATCATCCTATTGAGGGACTAATGAAAACTGCCATGGAGAGCATAAAAGAAATGGTAGATGTTAATACCGTGGTGGGCGATGCCGTGGAGACACCGGACGGTAGCGTCATTATACCCATTTCTCGGGTAGCCTGTGGTTTTGCGGCAGGCGGCGGTGAGTATCAAGGGGGAGACGGGGATGAGAACTCCCAGGCAACCCCCTTTGGCGGAGGCAGCGGTGCCGGTGTATCGGTACAGCCAATGGGTTTTTTGGTGGTGGGTAACGGCCAAATCAGATTATTGCCGGTGGATGGCAACGCAGTGTATGATCGTATCATAGACCTGATGCCGGAGCTTATAGATAAATTACAGGCAATGTGCAATAAGGGAAATACCAATCAGGCAGGAAGCCCAAACCCCTTGGCATAA